Proteins encoded in a region of the Falco rusticolus isolate bFalRus1 chromosome 10, bFalRus1.pri, whole genome shotgun sequence genome:
- the B4GALT5 gene encoding beta-1,4-galactosyltransferase 5 isoform X2, with the protein MMQAQGIMIRENMRTIGAQVYEQVVRSAYAKRNSSVNDSDYPLDLNHNDTFLQATTFLPEDFTYFPNLTCPERLPSMKGLIDVNMSEITMEDIHQFFSKDPSIKLGGHWKPSDCLPRWKVAILIPFRNRYEHLPVLFRHLIPMLQRQRLQFAFYVVEQAGNHPFNRAMLFNVGFREAMKDLDWDCLIFHDVDHIPENDRNYYGCGQMPRHFAAKLDKYMYLLPYKEFFGGVSGLTVEQFQKINGFANAFWGWGGEDDDLWNRVQYAGYSVTRPEGDTGKYKSIPHHHRGEVQFLGRYALLRKSRERQALDGLNNLNYFPNVTYDALYKNITVNLTPELALVPEY; encoded by the exons ATGATGCAAGCCCAAGGCATCATGATTCGTGAAAACATGAGAACAATAGGAGCTCAGGTGTACGAGCAGGTGGTCCGCAGTGCCTATGCCAAGAGGAACAGCAGTGTGAATGACTCAG ATTATCCTCTTGATCTGAACCACAACGACACCTTTCTGCAAGCCACAACATTTCTTCCTGAAGACTTTACCTACTTCCCCAACCTCACCTGCCCTGAGAGGCTCCCTTCTATGA agGGCCTCATTGATGTAAATATGAGCGAGATCACGATGGAGGATATCCACCAGTTCTTCTCAAAAGACCCTTCTATCAAGCTGGGAGGCCACTGGAAGCCGAGCGACTGCCTGCCTCGCTGGAAG GTGGCAATCCTGATCCCATTCCGCAATCGATACGAGCATCTTCCTGTCCTCTTCAGACACCTTATTCCCATGCTGCAGCGACAACGTTTACAGTTCGCCTTCTACGTTGTGGAACAA GCTGGAAACCACCCCTTTAACCGTGCCATGCTCTTCAATGTTGGCTTTCGGGAAGCAATGAAGGACTTGGACTGGGACTGTCTCATCTTCCACGATGTGGACCACATACCAGAAAATGACCGTAACTATTATGGGTGTGGACAGATGCCGAGGCACTTTGCAGCCAAGCTGGATAAGTACATGTATCT GCTCCCTTACAAGGAGTTCTTCGGTGGGGTGAGCGGCCTGACTGTCGAGCAGTTTCAGAAGATCAATGGTTTCGCTAACGCCTTCTGGGGCTGGGGCGGCGAAGACGATGACCTCTGGAACAG GGTGCAGTATGCAGGTTACTCGGTGACTCGACCAGAAGGAGACACAGGGAAATACAAATCAATTCCTCACCATCATCGGGGAGAAGTCCAGTTCCTGGGAAG GTATGCCTTGCTGAGGAAGTCGAGAGAAAGGCAAGCCCTGGACGGCCTCAATAACTTGAACTACTTTCCAAACGTCACGTATGACGCCTTGTATAAGAACATCACTGTTAACCTGACACCGGAGCTGGCTCTGGTGCCTGAATattaa